The Tissierellales bacterium DNA segment AGGGCGGCATATAGAATGACTTGTGTAGAACTTGAAATACCTAAGTGGGATAAGGTTCAAAATAGAGATAGGCTATTAGGATGCTCAATGACGGGATGGCAAGATATGGTTAATGCAACTAGTATGGAGAGAGAAGAGCAAAAGCATATACTTGGAGAACTTAGAAAAGCTGCGCGTGAAGCTGCAGATGAGTATGCTAGGGAACTAGGTCATAGTGAACCACTTCTTGTGACTACTGTAAAGCCGGAGGGAACATTATCTCAACTTCCAACAGTGTCTAGTGGAGTTCATTATTCACACTCACCTTACTTTATAAGACGAGTTAGGATTAGTTCTGATGATCCATTGGTCAAAGTTTGTGAAGAGTTAGGTTACCCAGTATTTCCAGAAGTTGGGCAAGATATTAAAACTTGTACAACTAAAGTAGTAGAATTTCCAGTAAAGGCACCAGATGGAATTACTAAGTATGATGTAAGTGCTATAGAACAATTAGAAAATTATAAGATGTTTATGAAACACTATGTAGATCACAATTGTTCTATTACAATACATGTAAGACCGCATGAATGGGAAACTGTAGAAGAATGGGTTTGGGAAAATTGGGATGATGTTGTGGCACTTTCGTTTTTGGCATTAGATGATAATTTTTACGAATTATTACCATATGAAGCTATTGACGAAGAAGAGTACAATAGGAGAGTTGGTGAAATGAAATCATTTATACCATCTCTCATTAGTAAGTATGAAAAAGAAGAAACTGAATTTGACATAGGGACAGAGGGTTGTGAATCAGGAGTTTGTCCGATAAGATAGGAGTAAACATGAAAATTAGAGGATTTGAATTAGTAAGCGACAAAAACAAAAAGCAAAATGATGAGGTTAAATTGCCTAAAAGAGGCAGTAAAACATCGGCTGGATATGATTTTTATACACCAATAGATGTGGATATAGAAGCTGGTAAACAAGCTATTGTTTGGACTGATATAAAAGCATATATGCAGGAGGATGAAGTACTGCAGCTTTATGTTAGAAGTTCGATAGGTATAAAAAAAGGTATAGTGCTTTCAAATGGAACCGGAATAGTCGATCATGATTATTACAATAATGATTCGAATGAAGGAAACATTGGTATTGCATTAATTAATAATAGCGACAAAACAGTAAATATAAATGCAGGAGAAAGAATAGCGCAAGGGATATTTATGAAATACTTGGTTGCAGATCAAGGAAATAGTGATGAAACTAGAACTGGCGGTATTGGAAGTACAGATAAATAGCTTTAATTAAAAATAAATACTAGTATTTGAATTGAAATATATTCGAGTACTGGTATTTTATTTTTGTCTGAATTTGCTAATTGATGTAAAAAATATGCTATAATTGTAGTGAATTAAGTTCAGAAAGGGGTATAATGATGGGTAAGATAGGTTTGATATTAGAGGGTGGTGGAATGCGTGGCATGTACACTACCGGTGTTTTGGATTTTTTCATGGAAAAGAATTTATATTTCCCATATGTAATTGGAGTATCCGCAGGAGCGATGAATGGACTGAGCTATGTTTCTAAGCAGAAAGGAAGAAATAGAAATATTACTATGGAATTTATTAGTGATTCGCGATATGTAAATATGAGAAATATATTTTTGGGAAGAGATGTTTTTGGACTAGATTTCATATTTGAAGATATTTGTAAAAAATATAATCCATTCGACTACAAGACTTTTATGGAATCTGATCAAAATTTTAACTTGGCTTGTACTGATGTAGAAACTGGAGAGCCTGTTTATTACGATAAAGGAAGCTGTGATGACATATTGACTGCTTGTAAAGCTTCAAGTAGTTTGCCGTTAGTTAATTCTATAGTAGAATTTGAGGGTAGAAAACTTTTAGATGGAGGATTGTCTGACCCTATCCCATATAAAAAGGCAATTAGAGATGGATATTGTAAAAATGTAATAGTTTTGACTAGAGATGAAGATTTTGAAGTAGAACCAGTAAAACATAAACTGATATTGAATACGCAATATGGAGAATACCCAAATTTGCTAAAAACTATATTTGAAAGACCAGTTAATTATGAACGAACGCTTAGTGACATAAAAAACTTAGAGAAATCTAAAGATTTTTTTGTTATTCGCCCTAGTGAGCCAATCAATATAAAAATATTTGATTCAAATATTAAAGATTTGATATATATTTATATAAGAGGATATATAGACGCAGAAAA contains these protein-coding regions:
- a CDS encoding patatin family protein codes for the protein MGKIGLILEGGGMRGMYTTGVLDFFMEKNLYFPYVIGVSAGAMNGLSYVSKQKGRNRNITMEFISDSRYVNMRNIFLGRDVFGLDFIFEDICKKYNPFDYKTFMESDQNFNLACTDVETGEPVYYDKGSCDDILTACKASSSLPLVNSIVEFEGRKLLDGGLSDPIPYKKAIRDGYCKNVIVLTRDEDFEVEPVKHKLILNTQYGEYPNLLKTIFERPVNYERTLSDIKNLEKSKDFFVIRPSEPINIKIFDSNIKDLIYIYIRGYIDAEKKYKDLLEWIDDNK